Proteins encoded together in one Streptomyces sp. TLI_171 window:
- a CDS encoding glycoside hydrolase family 11 protein has translation MVSKARLVLVALAAVLLLPGTADAATITSNQTGSDGGYFYSFWTEGSGAASMSLNGGGNYSTSWTNAGNFVAGKGWSTGSRNPVTYSGSWSTNGNAYLSLYGWSTNPLVEYYVVENYGSYKPTGTYKGTVTSDGGTYDIYETTRYNAPSIEGNKTFNQYWSVRQSKRTGGTITVANHFDAWARYGMNLGSMNYEILATEGYQSSGSSNLTLGSTGGGGTGGGGTGGSCTATLSAGDSWSDRYNLNVAVSGSSTWKVTVKVPSPEKVGATWNVNASYPDAQTLVATPNGAGNNWGMTIMKNGSTTWPTVTCSPS, from the coding sequence ATCGTCAGCAAGGCGCGCCTGGTCCTCGTGGCGCTCGCCGCCGTGCTGCTCCTGCCCGGCACCGCCGATGCCGCGACCATCACCTCGAACCAGACCGGCAGTGACGGCGGGTACTTCTACTCGTTCTGGACCGAAGGCTCGGGCGCGGCCTCCATGTCGCTCAACGGCGGCGGCAACTACAGCACCTCGTGGACCAACGCGGGCAACTTCGTGGCCGGCAAGGGCTGGAGCACCGGCTCGCGGAACCCGGTGACGTACTCGGGCAGCTGGAGCACCAACGGCAACGCCTACCTGTCGCTGTACGGCTGGAGCACCAACCCGCTGGTCGAGTACTACGTGGTCGAGAACTACGGGTCCTACAAGCCCACCGGCACGTACAAGGGCACCGTCACCAGTGACGGCGGGACGTACGACATCTACGAGACGACCCGCTACAACGCCCCGTCCATCGAGGGCAACAAGACCTTCAACCAGTACTGGAGCGTCCGCCAGTCCAAGCGGACCGGCGGCACCATCACCGTCGCCAACCACTTCGACGCGTGGGCCCGGTACGGCATGAACCTCGGCAGCATGAACTACGAGATCCTGGCCACCGAGGGCTACCAGAGCAGCGGCAGCTCCAACCTGACCCTGGGCTCCACCGGCGGTGGCGGCACTGGTGGCGGCGGCACCGGCGGGAGCTGCACCGCGACGCTGTCCGCCGGCGACTCGTGGAGCGACCGCTACAACCTGAACGTCGCGGTCAGCGGCTCCAGCACCTGGAAGGTCACCGTCAAGGTCCCCTCCCCGGAGAAGGTCGGCGCCACCTGGAACGTCAACGCCAGCTACCCCGACGCCCAGACGCTCGTCGCCACCCCCAACGGCGCGGGCAACAACTGGGGCATGACCATCATGAAGAACGGCAGCACCACCTGGCCGACCGTCACCTGCAGCCCGAGCTGA
- a CDS encoding carbohydrate-binding protein: MRTRAALASATLLAGTLAVLSSGPAQAASTRYEAESSPAVCTGTVDSDWTGFSGAGFCNGTNAAGAYAEFTVTAAAAGAATLQVRFANGTTAARPADLTVNGSAAGSVSFESTGAWTGWTTKTLTVQVRSGSNTIRLNPTTSAGLPNLDYLAADVSATDPPTANALYVAPGGTDGAAGTQSAPTTLASAIARVTPGGTIYLRGGTYSYAQTVTVPVGSNGTASARTTLSAYPGETPVLDFSAMAEDPANRGLVVNGNYWRVYGITVQRAGDNGIYVGGSHNVIERTVTRYNRDSGLQLGRISSSTPSSQWPADNLILSAESHDNADAGGENADGFAAKLTVGSGNVFRYAVSHHNIDDGWDLYTKTDTGPIGPVTVEDSLSYSNGTLSNGTVNANGDRNGYKLGGEDIAVDHTVRRSIAYHNGHHGFTWNSNPGTMAVSTNLSIDNTERNYSWDGGTSVFRGNTSCRFAVSGSNDRTLGDADATNQFWTGANGSRCAPYAGALSWSFASDGRLVVAIGGRTVTL, encoded by the coding sequence ATGCGCACCAGAGCTGCCCTCGCATCCGCGACCCTGCTGGCCGGCACGCTGGCCGTGCTGTCCAGCGGACCGGCCCAGGCCGCGTCCACCCGCTACGAGGCCGAGAGCTCCCCGGCGGTCTGCACCGGCACCGTCGACTCCGACTGGACCGGTTTCTCCGGCGCCGGCTTCTGCAACGGCACCAACGCGGCCGGCGCGTACGCCGAGTTCACCGTGACCGCGGCCGCGGCCGGCGCCGCGACCCTGCAGGTCCGGTTCGCCAACGGCACCACCGCCGCCCGGCCCGCCGACCTCACCGTCAACGGCTCCGCCGCGGGCTCGGTGTCCTTCGAGAGCACCGGCGCCTGGACCGGCTGGACCACCAAGACCCTGACCGTGCAGGTCCGTTCGGGCAGCAACACGATCCGGCTCAACCCCACCACCTCCGCCGGCCTGCCCAACCTGGACTACCTGGCCGCGGACGTCAGCGCCACCGACCCGCCCACCGCGAACGCCCTCTACGTCGCCCCCGGCGGCACCGACGGCGCGGCCGGCACCCAGTCCGCCCCCACCACCCTCGCCTCGGCGATCGCCCGGGTCACCCCCGGCGGCACCATCTACCTGCGCGGCGGCACCTACTCCTACGCGCAGACCGTCACCGTCCCGGTCGGCAGCAACGGCACCGCGTCCGCCCGCACCACGCTCTCCGCGTACCCGGGCGAGACCCCGGTGCTCGACTTCTCCGCCATGGCCGAGGACCCCGCCAACCGCGGACTGGTCGTCAACGGCAACTACTGGCGGGTGTACGGCATCACGGTGCAGCGCGCCGGCGACAACGGCATCTACGTCGGCGGCAGCCACAACGTCATCGAACGGACCGTCACCCGCTACAACCGGGACTCCGGCCTGCAGCTCGGCCGGATCTCCTCCAGCACGCCGAGCTCCCAGTGGCCGGCCGACAACCTGATCCTGAGCGCCGAGTCGCACGACAACGCCGACGCCGGCGGCGAGAACGCGGACGGCTTCGCCGCGAAGCTCACCGTCGGCTCCGGCAACGTCTTCCGGTACGCCGTCTCGCACCACAACATCGACGACGGCTGGGACCTGTACACCAAGACCGACACCGGCCCGATCGGCCCGGTCACCGTCGAGGACTCGCTGTCGTACAGCAACGGCACCCTCTCCAACGGCACCGTCAACGCCAACGGCGACCGCAACGGCTACAAGCTCGGCGGCGAGGACATCGCGGTCGACCACACCGTCCGCCGCAGCATCGCGTACCACAACGGCCACCACGGCTTCACCTGGAACAGCAACCCGGGCACGATGGCGGTCTCCACCAACCTGAGCATCGACAACACCGAGCGCAACTACTCGTGGGACGGCGGCACTTCGGTGTTCCGCGGCAACACCTCCTGCCGCTTCGCGGTCAGCGGCTCCAACGACAGGACCCTCGGCGACGCCGACGCCACCAACCAGTTCTGGACCGGCGCCAACGGCTCCCGCTGCGCCCCCTACGCGGGGGCCCTCAGCTGGTCGTTCGCCTCCGACGGGCGCCTCGTCGTCGCCATCGGCGGCAGGACCGTCACCCTGTAG
- a CDS encoding sulfite exporter TauE/SafE family protein, translated as MHGWDAGLLAAAATGAGTVNAVVGSGSLITFPALVAMGYPPILATVSNNVGLVPGMGSAVYGYRRELAGQGPLLRRLAAAAGAGALMGSLLLLVLPAAWFRAVVPVLIGAACLLVLLQPVLSRRRADGPAARPPRTGRLWWGVFATGVYGGYFGAAQGVLLIGLLGALTTDHLQRLNAVKNALALTVNLVAALVFVCVTSVDWTVAAVVAAGSTLGGLLGARYGRRLPPAGLRWTIAAVGLLAMARLVAGT; from the coding sequence CTGCACGGATGGGACGCGGGCCTGCTGGCCGCCGCCGCGACGGGAGCGGGCACCGTCAACGCGGTGGTCGGCTCCGGGTCGCTGATCACCTTCCCGGCCCTGGTCGCGATGGGCTACCCGCCGATCCTCGCCACCGTGTCCAACAACGTCGGGCTGGTCCCCGGCATGGGCAGCGCGGTGTACGGGTACCGGCGGGAGCTCGCCGGCCAGGGCCCGCTGCTGCGCCGCCTGGCGGCCGCGGCCGGCGCCGGCGCCCTGATGGGCAGCCTGCTGCTGCTCGTCCTCCCCGCGGCCTGGTTCCGCGCGGTGGTCCCGGTGCTGATCGGTGCGGCCTGCCTGCTGGTCCTGCTGCAGCCGGTGCTCTCCCGTCGCCGTGCCGACGGCCCCGCCGCCCGGCCGCCGCGGACCGGCCGGCTCTGGTGGGGCGTCTTCGCCACCGGCGTCTACGGCGGCTACTTCGGCGCCGCCCAGGGCGTCCTGCTGATCGGCCTGCTCGGCGCCCTCACCACCGATCACCTGCAACGCCTGAACGCCGTCAAGAACGCCCTCGCCCTGACCGTGAACCTGGTCGCCGCCCTGGTCTTCGTCTGCGTCACCTCCGTCGACTGGACGGTCGCCGCGGTCGTCGCGGCCGGCTCCACCCTCGGCGGCCTGCTCGGCGCCCGCTACGGCCGCCGCCTCCCGCCCGCCGGCCTGCGCTGGACCATCGCCGCCGTCGGCCTGCTCGCGATGGCCCGCCTGGTCGCCGGAACCTGA
- a CDS encoding flavin reductase family protein, with protein sequence MRLPELPATEFRRSAGRFPTGVTVLSCVRDGQAHGMTVNAFSTVSLDPLLVLAVLGNDSLTTRRLLAGGGFAVTVLSARQEPTARAFADRARARDGSLFDGLAHTPAPVTGSPVLTDGIAYFDCAIDAVHPAGDHTILVGAVRAFGPLSEEPALLFSRSRLGAEPDPASAPGSPK encoded by the coding sequence GTGCGACTGCCGGAACTCCCCGCCACGGAGTTCCGGCGCTCCGCCGGCCGCTTCCCCACCGGCGTGACGGTGCTCAGCTGCGTGCGGGACGGGCAGGCGCACGGCATGACGGTGAACGCCTTCAGCACCGTCTCGCTCGACCCGCTGCTGGTCCTGGCGGTGCTCGGCAACGACTCCCTGACGACCCGTCGGCTGCTGGCCGGCGGCGGGTTCGCGGTGACCGTGCTGAGCGCCCGTCAGGAACCCACCGCCCGGGCGTTCGCGGACCGGGCCCGGGCCCGGGACGGCTCGCTGTTCGACGGCCTCGCGCACACGCCGGCCCCCGTCACCGGGTCGCCGGTCCTCACCGACGGCATCGCGTACTTCGACTGCGCGATCGACGCCGTCCACCCGGCCGGCGACCACACCATCCTGGTCGGCGCCGTCCGGGCGTTCGGCCCGCTCTCCGAGGAGCCCGCCCTGCTGTTCAGCCGCAGCCGCCTCGGCGCCGAACCGGACCCGGCGTCCGCCCCGGGGTCGCCGAAGTGA
- a CDS encoding MupA/Atu3671 family FMN-dependent luciferase-like monooxygenase → MEFSLFYFANEQEADAGSTDRYGLLLDGAKFADTHGFTAVWTPERHFHEFGGIYPNPAVLGAAVAAVTERIGIRAGSVVAPLHHPVRIAEEWAVVDNLSGGRVGVSFASGWHPQDFALRPENFADRKEKLESTVADVRELWRGGELAVLDGAGEQQRVRSYPRPVQAELPVWITSSGGPETFRAAGRAGAGLLTHLVGQSLEELADKVALYREEYAAQSGDPQDRGHVVLMLHAYLHEDEEVARETVRAPLSAYLRSFAGLTMSSGPKGRKIDPATLSPRHFDAMVERSFERYFEEGGLLGTVEKAAEVVERVRKADVDEIACLIDFGVAREQVVAGFGLLDRLRAATAAVDGAPADRSPALADAG, encoded by the coding sequence ATGGAGTTCAGCCTGTTCTACTTCGCCAACGAGCAGGAGGCCGACGCCGGTTCGACCGACCGGTACGGCCTGCTGCTGGACGGCGCGAAGTTCGCCGACACGCACGGCTTCACCGCCGTGTGGACGCCCGAGCGGCACTTCCACGAGTTCGGCGGCATCTACCCCAACCCGGCCGTGCTCGGCGCGGCCGTCGCCGCCGTCACCGAACGGATCGGCATCCGCGCGGGCAGCGTGGTGGCGCCGCTGCACCACCCCGTGCGGATCGCCGAGGAGTGGGCGGTGGTCGACAACCTCTCCGGCGGGCGGGTCGGCGTGTCCTTCGCCTCCGGCTGGCACCCGCAGGACTTCGCGCTGCGGCCGGAGAACTTCGCCGACCGCAAGGAGAAGCTGGAGAGCACCGTCGCCGACGTCCGCGAACTGTGGCGCGGCGGCGAGCTCGCCGTCCTCGACGGCGCGGGCGAGCAGCAGCGCGTGCGCTCCTACCCGCGCCCGGTCCAGGCCGAACTGCCGGTCTGGATCACCAGCTCCGGCGGCCCGGAGACCTTCCGGGCGGCCGGCCGGGCCGGCGCCGGGCTGCTCACCCACCTGGTCGGGCAGAGCCTGGAGGAGCTCGCCGACAAGGTGGCGCTGTACCGCGAGGAGTACGCGGCGCAGTCCGGCGACCCGCAGGACCGCGGGCACGTGGTGCTGATGCTGCACGCCTACCTGCACGAGGACGAGGAGGTCGCCCGGGAGACCGTCCGGGCCCCGCTCAGCGCCTACCTGCGCTCCTTCGCCGGGCTCACCATGAGCTCCGGGCCGAAGGGCCGGAAGATCGACCCGGCCACCCTCAGCCCCCGGCACTTCGACGCGATGGTCGAGCGCTCCTTCGAACGCTACTTCGAGGAGGGCGGCCTGCTCGGCACCGTGGAGAAGGCCGCCGAGGTGGTCGAACGGGTCCGCAAGGCCGACGTGGACGAGATCGCCTGCCTGATCGACTTCGGGGTGGCCCGCGAGCAGGTGGTGGCGGGCTTCGGCCTGCTCGACCGGCTGCGCGCGGCCACCGCGGCCGTCGACGGCGCGCCGGCCGACCGGTCGCCGGCCCTCGCGGACGCCGGGTGA
- the asnB gene encoding asparagine synthase (glutamine-hydrolyzing), translating to MCGITGWYDREGGLERSHELVRQMTRTMECRGPDEEGMWISGPVALGHRRLSIIDLEGGKQPMVADHDGDRTLAALTFCGEVYNYRELRAELVSHGHSFRTNSDTEVVLRAYLQWGADFATRLNGMFAIGIWDAQRQELILVRDRMGVKPLHYYPTPGGVLFGSEPKAILANPQARRTVDRAGLCEALDMVKTPGAAVFSGMHEVIPGEIVRVDAKGIHKSRYWTLEAAPHTDTREQSIGHVRELLEDIVGRQLISDVPVCTLLSGGLDSSTITALAAQVLEREGRGRVNSFSVDFRGSVDSFEPDAVRGAPDAPFVRDLSAHVGTNHQEILLDSADLSRPEVRAAVLQATDVPPAFWGDMWPSLYLLFRAVRQHSTVALSGESADELFGGYLWFHRPEAVDADTFPWLTSGSARYFGGTSLLDGGLREKLDIPGYRADRYADAVAEIPALPGESELDRRMRKVTYLNLTRFVQTLLDRKDRMSMAVGLEVRVPFCDHRLVEYVFNTPWETKTFDGQEKSLLRAAARDLLPASILERKKTPYPATQDPGYEAALRAEMTQVLADPNAPVLPLLDRAKLGKVLDRSLSATSLPYSRGGLEMALWLNRWLSAYDVTLDI from the coding sequence GTGTGCGGAATCACCGGCTGGTACGACCGGGAGGGCGGGCTCGAACGCTCGCACGAGCTGGTCCGGCAGATGACCCGGACCATGGAGTGCCGCGGGCCGGACGAGGAGGGCATGTGGATCTCCGGCCCGGTCGCGCTCGGACACCGGCGACTGTCGATCATCGACCTGGAGGGCGGCAAGCAGCCGATGGTCGCCGACCACGACGGCGACCGCACCCTGGCGGCCCTCACCTTCTGCGGCGAGGTCTACAACTACCGTGAGCTGCGCGCCGAGCTGGTCTCGCACGGCCACAGCTTCCGGACCAACAGCGACACCGAGGTGGTGCTCCGCGCCTACCTGCAGTGGGGCGCCGACTTCGCCACCCGCCTCAACGGCATGTTCGCGATCGGCATCTGGGACGCCCAGCGGCAGGAACTGATCCTGGTCCGCGACCGGATGGGCGTGAAGCCGCTGCACTACTACCCGACCCCGGGCGGCGTGCTGTTCGGCTCCGAGCCCAAGGCGATCCTGGCCAACCCGCAGGCCCGCCGCACCGTCGACCGGGCCGGCCTGTGCGAGGCCCTGGACATGGTGAAGACCCCCGGCGCGGCCGTGTTCAGCGGCATGCACGAGGTCATCCCCGGCGAGATCGTCCGGGTCGACGCCAAGGGCATCCACAAGTCCCGCTACTGGACGCTCGAAGCGGCCCCGCACACCGACACCCGCGAGCAGAGCATCGGCCACGTCCGCGAACTCCTCGAGGACATCGTCGGCCGTCAGCTGATCTCCGACGTGCCGGTCTGCACCCTGCTCTCCGGCGGCCTGGACTCCTCCACCATCACCGCGCTCGCCGCGCAGGTGCTGGAGCGCGAGGGCCGCGGCCGGGTCAACTCCTTCTCGGTGGACTTCCGCGGCTCGGTCGACAGCTTCGAGCCGGACGCGGTGCGCGGCGCGCCCGACGCCCCGTTCGTCCGGGACCTGTCCGCGCACGTCGGCACCAACCACCAGGAGATCCTGCTGGACAGCGCCGACCTGTCCCGGCCCGAGGTCCGGGCCGCGGTGCTGCAGGCCACCGACGTGCCGCCCGCGTTCTGGGGCGACATGTGGCCCTCGCTGTACCTGCTGTTCCGCGCGGTGCGCCAGCACTCCACGGTGGCGCTGTCCGGCGAGTCCGCCGACGAACTGTTCGGCGGCTACCTCTGGTTCCACCGCCCGGAGGCCGTCGACGCGGACACCTTCCCGTGGCTCACCTCCGGCTCGGCCCGCTACTTCGGCGGCACCTCGCTGCTCGACGGCGGCCTGCGCGAGAAGCTCGACATACCCGGCTACCGGGCCGACCGGTACGCCGACGCCGTCGCCGAGATCCCGGCGCTGCCCGGGGAGAGCGAACTCGACCGGCGGATGCGCAAGGTGACGTACCTGAACCTGACCCGGTTCGTGCAGACCCTGCTGGACCGCAAGGACCGGATGAGCATGGCGGTCGGCCTGGAGGTCCGGGTGCCGTTCTGCGACCACCGCCTGGTCGAGTACGTGTTCAACACCCCGTGGGAGACCAAGACCTTCGACGGCCAGGAGAAGAGCCTGCTGCGCGCGGCGGCCCGCGACCTGCTGCCCGCCTCCATCCTGGAGCGCAAGAAGACCCCGTACCCGGCCACCCAGGACCCGGGCTACGAGGCCGCGCTGCGCGCCGAGATGACCCAGGTGCTGGCCGACCCGAACGCACCGGTGCTGCCGCTGCTCGACCGGGCCAAGCTCGGCAAGGTGCTGGACCGCTCGCTGAGCGCCACCAGCCTGCCGTACAGCCGCGGCGGCCTGGAGATGGCGCTCTGGCTGAACCGCTGGCTGTCGGCCTACGACGTGACCCTCGACATCTGA
- a CDS encoding acyl carrier protein: protein MANLTLAELIDLLNECNDWEDPVEPTEDVLDQPYDALGYDSLTLLNAISKLERKYGIELPATITSEAKTPRELLAAVDARLV from the coding sequence ATGGCGAACCTGACGCTCGCGGAACTGATCGACCTGCTCAACGAGTGCAACGACTGGGAGGACCCGGTCGAGCCGACCGAGGACGTCCTCGACCAGCCCTACGACGCCCTCGGCTACGACTCGCTGACCCTGCTGAACGCGATCTCCAAGCTGGAGCGCAAGTACGGCATCGAGCTGCCCGCCACCATCACCTCCGAGGCGAAGACCCCGCGCGAACTGCTCGCGGCCGTCGACGCCCGCCTCGTCTGA
- a CDS encoding S9 family peptidase: protein MNDTSAFDTSAADRTDKLALDRGRTALLRLPAEAGQPVPAVVLLHPFGVWDRDAYLPAEASGNGPVRLFADLGAALVAAGIGAVSYDTRFLTEDRNGGAGSERFTFTGLVDDAVRAVEELRAHPAVDGDRVLLLGVSMGAEVALAAAERLGGDSRLAVVAPSAEARPVFQRWMNLDRRLEWLAAGFTAADGTVDLAAALADTTGRSGWWDPFDLVDRFGPQADLEVLRAELALEYDAWEDAALAEGEESAPASFWRDWFAQPAPYRRLSRITGRIAVHVGAEDWTTPTRQAHLLHRAALAQGLHAQLSIHPRLGHLMSPRTADGLRTYGPFDPDFQRALVASVDETLRPDPSH from the coding sequence ATGAACGACACCTCCGCATTCGACACCTCCGCCGCCGACCGCACCGACAAGCTCGCGCTCGACCGGGGCCGCACCGCCCTGCTGCGGCTGCCCGCCGAGGCCGGGCAGCCGGTGCCCGCCGTGGTGCTGCTGCACCCGTTCGGGGTCTGGGACCGGGACGCCTACCTGCCCGCCGAGGCCTCCGGCAACGGACCGGTCCGGCTGTTCGCCGACCTGGGCGCCGCCCTGGTCGCCGCCGGGATCGGCGCGGTCTCCTACGACACCCGCTTCCTGACGGAGGATCGGAACGGGGGCGCCGGGTCGGAGCGTTTCACCTTCACCGGCCTGGTCGACGACGCCGTCCGCGCGGTCGAGGAGCTGCGCGCCCACCCCGCGGTGGACGGCGACCGGGTATTGCTGCTGGGCGTCTCGATGGGCGCCGAGGTCGCGCTGGCCGCCGCCGAACGCCTGGGCGGCGACAGCCGCCTGGCCGTGGTCGCGCCGAGCGCCGAGGCCCGCCCGGTGTTCCAGCGCTGGATGAACCTGGACCGGCGGCTGGAGTGGCTGGCCGCCGGCTTCACCGCCGCCGACGGCACCGTCGACCTGGCCGCCGCGCTCGCCGACACCACCGGCCGCAGCGGCTGGTGGGACCCGTTCGACCTGGTCGACCGGTTCGGCCCGCAGGCCGACCTCGAAGTGCTGCGCGCCGAACTGGCGTTGGAGTACGACGCCTGGGAGGACGCGGCGCTCGCCGAGGGCGAGGAGTCGGCGCCCGCCTCCTTCTGGCGCGACTGGTTCGCCCAGCCCGCCCCGTACCGGCGGCTGTCCCGGATCACCGGCCGGATCGCCGTCCACGTCGGCGCCGAGGACTGGACCACGCCCACCCGGCAGGCCCACCTGCTGCACCGCGCCGCGCTCGCGCAGGGCCTGCACGCGCAGCTGAGCATCCACCCGCGCCTGGGCCACCTGATGTCGCCCCGCACCGCGGACGGCCTGCGCACCTACGGGCCGTTCGACCCGGATTTCCAGCGGGCCCTCGTCGCCTCGGTCGACGAGACGCTCCGCCCCGACCCGTCCCACTGA
- a CDS encoding 3-oxoacyl-ACP synthase III family protein codes for MTAPVTLGISALAHVLGEPQDVAATAGSYVDDPERVIRWGYRTYHRAAPGVGQTRMAADAAQRAMDAAGLTAADIDYLVVADSGVPEYLNWDASAAVARELGLGPTPTLLATQGCSSAVTALQQIAGLMAVREDIHRVLLVAVHKVSEAHINRMRNNTCLGSDGAAAAVLERGHGRLRWLATDQIVDPRYVDFFRVEFGGGAAPVGANLEVDQLALVHQYFRREPEQLTEFVKDVDHQVAAVVERACKRAGVSPSDIRRLIYLNDNQHSLAGVAKATGIPLERTNAALSTELSHVGCADQLLCLSLYDQRGELEPGDLVALAGLSGGMQWFCSLVRV; via the coding sequence ATGACCGCGCCCGTGACGCTCGGAATCTCCGCCCTCGCCCACGTGCTGGGCGAACCCCAGGACGTGGCCGCAACGGCCGGCAGCTACGTCGACGACCCGGAGCGGGTGATCCGCTGGGGCTACCGCACCTACCACCGGGCCGCCCCGGGCGTCGGCCAGACCCGGATGGCGGCCGACGCCGCCCAGCGGGCGATGGACGCCGCCGGGCTGACCGCCGCCGACATCGACTACCTGGTGGTCGCCGACAGCGGCGTGCCCGAGTACCTCAACTGGGACGCCTCCGCCGCCGTCGCCCGCGAACTCGGCCTCGGCCCCACCCCCACCCTGCTCGCCACCCAGGGCTGCTCCTCCGCGGTGACGGCCCTTCAGCAGATCGCCGGCCTGATGGCGGTCCGCGAGGACATCCACCGGGTGCTGCTGGTCGCCGTGCACAAGGTCAGCGAGGCGCACATCAACCGGATGCGCAACAACACCTGCCTGGGCAGCGACGGCGCGGCCGCCGCGGTGCTGGAGCGCGGTCACGGCCGGCTGCGCTGGCTGGCCACCGACCAGATCGTCGACCCGCGCTACGTGGACTTCTTCCGGGTCGAGTTCGGCGGCGGCGCCGCCCCCGTCGGCGCCAACCTGGAGGTCGACCAACTCGCCCTGGTCCACCAGTACTTCCGCCGCGAGCCGGAGCAGCTCACCGAGTTCGTCAAGGACGTCGACCACCAGGTGGCCGCCGTGGTCGAGCGGGCCTGCAAGCGGGCCGGCGTGTCGCCCTCGGACATCCGGCGGCTGATCTACCTGAACGACAACCAGCACTCGCTGGCCGGCGTGGCCAAGGCGACCGGCATCCCGCTGGAGCGCACCAACGCCGCGCTCTCCACCGAGCTCAGCCACGTCGGCTGCGCCGACCAGCTGCTCTGCCTGAGCCTGTACGACCAGCGGGGCGAACTGGAGCCCGGCGACCTGGTGGCGCTGGCCGGACTCTCCGGCGGCATGCAGTGGTTCTGCAGCCTGGTCCGGGTCTGA
- a CDS encoding MATE family efflux transporter, with translation MTPPPASTTPPPKSRPLLGWLDPARLLPVAWPVYIELMSGVIAGIISVVWIARLGASALATVTMASTLENVLMSVILAVSGGTTILLSQAVGANEYARLRPVLRAAFRLTLLITAVICVVLFVLREPLARLILGSDEQTAVGLSVDYLTISVPGIAVFYGQYLVDSTFKATGDTRTPMRMAVLSNLILVVADPILIYGWLGVPKLGVAGSALALVGSRAVTLAVTWRLYRKSKLVTELAAAADTEEPADAAGPVREILKAGLPLGVDFLVRMAAGMLIVGVVARFGTDQVAAYGTVTRTLLFLTMAAYAMRQAATIIAAQAKGATDEVLLAASRSSSVRLGIGWSLLGGLAVLTLGGLAVDAVTDDAAVRSAAHGQIPWLAVYITLLLCNVTLSGIFLGGGHGKALATSTTTGAALQLCLAPVLALTPLGLTGAWIAMIVNAGTQTTVLLVLATRQTLATKLEAKEVAA, from the coding sequence ATGACACCTCCACCTGCGTCCACCACGCCGCCGCCGAAGAGCCGGCCGCTGCTGGGGTGGCTGGACCCGGCGCGGCTGCTGCCGGTCGCCTGGCCGGTGTACATCGAGCTGATGTCGGGCGTCATCGCCGGCATCATCTCGGTGGTCTGGATCGCCCGGCTGGGGGCGTCCGCGCTGGCCACCGTCACCATGGCGAGCACCCTCGAGAACGTGCTGATGAGCGTCATCCTGGCGGTCAGCGGCGGCACCACCATCCTGCTGTCGCAGGCCGTCGGCGCCAACGAGTACGCCCGGCTGCGCCCGGTGCTGCGGGCCGCGTTCCGGCTCACCCTGCTGATCACCGCGGTGATCTGCGTGGTGCTGTTCGTGCTGCGCGAGCCGCTGGCCCGGCTGATCCTCGGCTCCGACGAGCAGACCGCGGTCGGGCTGTCCGTCGACTACCTGACGATCTCGGTGCCCGGCATCGCGGTGTTCTACGGCCAGTACCTGGTGGACAGCACCTTCAAGGCGACCGGCGACACCCGCACCCCGATGCGGATGGCGGTGCTGTCGAACCTGATCCTGGTGGTCGCCGACCCGATCCTGATCTACGGCTGGCTCGGCGTGCCCAAGCTCGGCGTGGCCGGCTCGGCGCTGGCCCTGGTCGGCTCCCGGGCGGTCACCCTCGCGGTGACCTGGCGGCTGTACCGGAAGTCCAAGCTGGTGACGGAGCTGGCCGCGGCCGCCGACACCGAGGAACCCGCGGACGCGGCGGGCCCGGTCCGCGAGATCCTGAAGGCCGGACTGCCGCTCGGGGTGGACTTCCTGGTGCGGATGGCCGCCGGCATGCTGATCGTCGGCGTGGTGGCCCGGTTCGGCACCGACCAGGTCGCCGCGTACGGCACCGTCACCCGCACCCTGCTGTTCCTCACCATGGCCGCCTACGCCATGCGGCAGGCCGCGACCATCATCGCCGCCCAGGCGAAGGGCGCCACCGACGAGGTCCTGCTGGCGGCCAGCCGCTCCTCCTCGGTGCGGCTCGGCATCGGCTGGTCGCTGCTCGGCGGCCTCGCGGTGCTCACCCTCGGCGGCCTGGCGGTGGACGCCGTCACCGACGACGCGGCGGTCCGCAGCGCCGCGCACGGCCAGATCCCCTGGCTGGCGGTCTACATCACGCTGCTGCTCTGCAACGTGACGCTGAGCGGCATCTTCCTCGGCGGCGGCCACGGCAAGGCGCTGGCCACCTCCACCACCACCGGCGCCGCCCTGCAGCTGTGCCTGGCCCCGGTGCTCGCCCTGACGCCGCTCGGGCTGACGGGCGCCTGGATCGCCATGATCGTCAACGCCGGGACGCAGACCACCGTGCTGCTGGTGCTGGCGACCCGTCAGACCCTCGCCACCAAGCTCGAAGCCAAGGAGGTTGCGGCATGA